The Lates calcarifer isolate ASB-BC8 linkage group LG11, TLL_Latcal_v3, whole genome shotgun sequence genomic sequence TTAACGTCTGACgcttaagtgtgtgtatgtgggagaGAGTGATTGCACTGTAGTAGTCACGATTATGTCTAACAGGTAACACGTTTCTCCGTTACAGCCGCCGAGTGTTTAAGCTCACCTGTTTGTGCATCGCATGTTCCCGCCTGAAACGACTGATGAGTCTGACTCGGTAGAAAACGGCTCGTTTGCGCCGCCAAACCGCTCCATCTGTGCTAAGCCTCATTAGTGAGCTAATAGACAATCTcagactgtctctctctctcttcgccTTGTTGCTTCTCCTGCGCCTTTTTCCAATTTCATCTTTAAATTAGATCTTGTCAGAGATTATTTACAGAGGATTACATGACCAGGTAGTGTTCAGATCGTTGTCCGGCGTGAAAGTCAGTCGCCAAACTGTCCTAACTGTCTTCTGTTTTGATTCCCAGGCTTGCCTAGCAAAAGTGAGACATGGCTGAAATAGTCGACGTCACCTTCCAGGTGCAGAAGGACGCCAGCACCGCGACCCCCGCTCCTCCGACCCCCCTGAGCAGCGAGGACTACCTGTTCGTGGAGGCCAGGCACCCCAGCACTGTCCTGCAGGGCCTCAACAGCCTGCGGCTCAACAACGCCTTCTGTGATGTGACTCTGTGCTGTGGAGGACAGGAGTTCCCCTGTCACCGCATCGTGCTGGCCTCTTTCAGCTCTTACTTCCAGGTAAACGCGGCTTTCCTCGCAGTTGTGTAAGTGGCAGGCACAAGGAGTCCAAGCTCATGTTCATCTGCTGTCTCCTCAGGCAATGTTCTCCACTGACCTGATAGAGTCCAAACAAGAGCGGGTTGCCATCAATGGAGTTGAGCCTCAGATGATTGGCATGCTGGTGAGCTACGCCTACACATCAGAGGTCTACATCTCTAAAGCAAATGTGCAGGTAAAGTatccaccctctccctctctttttcttccttaaGCTAAGATGTGAGCTGAACACATGTTGAATTTCTTCCAGGCTCTGCTGGCAGCAGCCAACCTGCTGGACGTGATGGCCGTCAGAGAGGCCTGTTGTCGCTTCATGGAGCGTCAGATGGACGAGATGAACTGTGTGGGGATTCACTGCTTCGCTGAGGCCCATTCCTGTAAGGTGCTGGAGAAACGCAGCATGGACTACATCCTTGAGCACTTCACCAGTGTCTGTCAGCAGGTGAGAGGCCGACGGAGCCATATATCATCATTGTAGTCTGACGTGGTTGCAGCAGGGTCCCAATGTAATATCAGAGACTACCAAACAGAGGTGGATAAACTCTTATTTCATGGCGTAGTAACATTTGTATTGCATTAAGATTTATATTTTAGTTAAATACATGAACGTTTTCCATAATGAGCCTGGGTTTTCCACAGTGCTTATAGAAGTTTAGGTCGTCTTCCCTGATTCAAAGAGCAAGGGTGCTGATTCAGACAACAGTgctgtttcatttgtgtgtcCACTGTCTTAAAAATAAGCAAATCTTGAGATGGGATACAAGTTTCCTCAAGGAAACCCTGGAGCTAACACAGCCACAACCATTACAGAGAGATATCACAGCATAAATGGACCAGACTAATCTGTTGATAGTTTTCttcattattaattttattgattttctataaaatgtcaaaatagttTCAAGTCCCTGCTCTAATTTCCAAAGTGATGTGTTCAGATGGCTTGTTTGGTCCGATTGACAGTCCAAAGCCTAAAGTTATTTCACTGAAAAGCTTCAGATTCTTACACCTGAGAAGCTGCAACCACCAAAACCGTTTTATATTAAAAGTCTTTGTCAGCATGGACCCATCACACTTTGCCAAGGACCACACACCTGACTGCAccagaggagctgctcagtgtaaagtcagctcagtcagacatttgaatgaatgaagagatGTTAGAACCAATGTTTAAAAACAATCCACTGGTACCTAAACAGGATAACTGAGCCTGTCAGTGTTGTGAGTTTCATGTGTGAAAGGGGTTTAACAGAGATAATCTATCTGCCTGTCAGCAGCCAAACCAAGGCCTATGAGTGATTAACTTCCAtggatactgtgtgtgtgtttagaaaaCAGGTTGAGTAAGTTGTCAGTTacactttattaattaaatcCTCTTCTTATTCCTCTAATTTTACCCCCCCacatcccccaccccccacccaggAGGagttcctgtctctgtgtgtggacaaactgacagaaatccTCGCCAGTGACCATCTCAATGTGTCCAAAGAGGAGATGGTGTTTGAGGCCTCCATGTTGTGGTTGAATAAATGCCCCTCGCGCAAACAGAGCTTTGAAAAGGTCAGATTCTCTTGAATCTATCTACCTCATCTGCTTTTGTTGTGGATGTACAATGTAAGAGCCCTCTACTCAGCAGCTGTTAGTCTTTAAGACGTCTATAAATCAAGGATTACGTGCCACCGCTGTCAgacactgctgctgacagaTTATGAGAATAATATCAGAGTAGACTCTCTATCAGCAGATACTCTATATTAGAGGATCAGGATCATACAGATGTTATTAGGACATCTGTACCTTTGGCTTTCCAACAACAAATGACACCAATTTGCTCTACTAGGATGAGTTGTGAGTTTAAAATTCTCCTTTTGGATAAAAGTTACATCACATCAGAGGTGCAGTAGCTGCAATATAGATGAGCTGTCTAAGTTACTCACCCCCCCCTCGTTCATTCCTCAAAGGTCCTCGAGCACATCCGCCTGCCTCTCATCAGCCCCTACTACCTCCACGATGTGATCGAGGCTCTGGACGTGGTGAAGGAGAACCAGGCTTGCCAGAGGCTCATCTCCGAGGCCAAGGACTACCTGCTGCTGAAGGACCGCCGCGGAGAGCTCTACTGCCCCAGAGCAAGGCCTCGCCGGTCCACTGGTAAACGTACTTCACACCTGCACGTTCAGAACAAGAAGAGCCAAATGTCACAGGCATCTTCATCATGTGTAGAGGCTGTCCATCTATTTAAATCTTGTGCATTTCCtagtttaaatgtttgtatCTTGGTGTCTCTgtaatacataaaatatttattgacaCCTCTTTTTAGTcatattttgtttataaaatttaaagttaaaatttaAACTCATTATTATGGGGTactattttgatgataaattaatcatttaagtatttttttttttttttaaaggaaaattgcCCAAAATTCACTGGTTAAAGCTtctttaatgtaaatgtttgctgACTTTCTTGGTCTTTTATTATATTAAACTacatatctttgggttttggactcaTAGTCAAGTAAACATGCCCTGCATGGGCATGACTGTGCTCactcctctctgttcctctcctctcccactgtTGCCGTGGTAACAGGGACAGCTGAAGTGATAGTGACAGTTGGCGGGGAGGACGACAAGGTGGTGCTGCGCAGCGTCGAGAGCTTCGATCCTGTGACGAATCAGTGGAAGAACCTGGCCTGCCTGCCCTTCGCCGTGAGCAAACACGGGCTGGTCGTGTCGGGTGAGGATACACTGTCTGTTCCTGCTCACTTATAAATGACTCCATATTGAGTCTCCTCTCAAATGAGCAATTAAGCTCGGATGCGGTGCTCATGACACTTCTCCGTCCCTCCGCCTGTCCCTGTGTAGACTCGACTCTGTATTTGGCGGGAGGGGAGTTTCCTGACGGTTCAGCCAGCAGGGAGATGTGGCGCTACGACCCCTGCTTTGACTCCTGGATGGAGATGGCCCCCATGAATGTAGCTCGATCGGAGTTAGGTAAGGCTGCCGCATCAGGACATTTAATAAAGTCCAGTTTACTTTGCCATACATTTATTCAGCTTTGTCACAACTGTAGCTCTTGCTCTTGTCCCACAATTCATGCACTTCAGctttgattttcttgttttcagttaCAAATCTTTGTAGTCTTCAGCCCCAACTGAAGCTGACTCAGGTCACATTCCCTAATACAGTTGATCCGACTTTGCCCAGCTAcatctggagccacaaaagacTTTATACGACAGCTTATCGTCAGGCTCTCGTCTTGGTAGTTTTTCACTGGCTGCACTGCACACTTTGTAATCCcaatttttttctatttgttgtTTCATCTCTTTAATTTCTCCTCGCACTATTTAGCTGTGTGTCGTAGCCACatactgaggaaaacaaaatgctgatgCCAGCTCCCTCTGAATGGCCTCCTCGCCCCAAATACTAATGAGGGCCTGGACATCTTTGTTTGTCCTACAAGCATtctccattattattatttttttaagtgctGGCTGTTCTGGCTGATACAGATTCAGGAGTAGTAAGTTCACACAGTTGACTCATATTTCTGTAAAATGTTGTGATCATTTATCACTTTATTAATTTCCCTCATTCTACTCTCCTCTCAGGCCTGGTGATGCTGGATGGCTTCGTGTATGCAgtgggagggtgggagggacGGTCTCGCCTGGACTCTGTGGAGTGCTACAACCCCCACACCAACTCCTGGCAGTTCACAGAGTCTGTCAAGATGGCCGTCACGAGTCCTGCTGTGGTGGCCCTGGACGGACTGCTCTACGTTACTGGTATTAAACGCAAACTATACACATTAGAcatggggtttttttgttttgttttttttacatatcCACTTTCTGTTTCCTGGCAGGCGGCGCAGTTCTAGAGGACGGTGACGGCACGGACCTTGCCCAGGTGTACAACCCTAAAACCGCAGTATGGACTGAGGTTGCCCCGATGCAGATCGCTCGCTCTGGTTCAGCAGCCTGCACGCTGAAAGGAAGGATCTATGTTATAGGTATTACACATTTTCAGCCCTGAACCTTTTCTAGATTCACAGTGCTCACTAATAAACACATAGCCTTTTCTGTCGCTGagtctctctttccctcttccaGGCGGATGGCACGCATCGACAGAGAACACGGATAAGGTAGAGTGCTACAATCCCAAGACCAACCAGTGGACTATGTGCGCTCCCATGAAAGAACGACGCTACCGGCCCGGTGCTGCTGTGGTGGATGGAAAGATCTACGTCCTGGGAGGAGAAGAAGGCTGGGACAGGTGAGGGGCTATTGAGAAAAGTTGCTTTTACATGCAATAGGCTTctaatccttttttttcccaggatTACCTTTTTAGAAACTTGCCTGCATTTCAAAAGTAGGAACGAAATATTTTGTTCCTGTGCCCCCAGAAATGCTCTGCTTCACAGCTAGAACTTCTTGATGTCCCGGGAACTATCTGGGCTTGAGTTTTTAGACATTACTATTGTTTGAAACAGTTGTTGAATTTGCAACAGTTTAATTGTGATCGTTTTATCAGATATCATGACACTATCGAGAGGTACTGTGACGAGACGGACACGTGGGAGATAGTTGGCGAGATGCCCACCAGTCGCAGCTGGCTCAGCTGTGTGTCTCTACAGCTGAGGAAGGACATCCACATGAGCAGCTGTCCCGGGACGCCAAATGACAACTGAAGCAGGACATCATGGAGGAACCATTCCTGGTTATCATTTGCATCCTGTCCAGGGACAACGCACTACAAAGCTCAGAGCTGCGGAGACCAGCAAACTGAGAAGTGTTGCCTGGGTTTGGCACAGCTCTGTTTGAGCTGTTACTGGTGGCGAAAAGTagggggttttttgttttgttttcttt encodes the following:
- the si:ch211-256e16.3 gene encoding kelch-like protein 20, whose protein sequence is MAEIVDVTFQVQKDASTATPAPPTPLSSEDYLFVEARHPSTVLQGLNSLRLNNAFCDVTLCCGGQEFPCHRIVLASFSSYFQAMFSTDLIESKQERVAINGVEPQMIGMLVSYAYTSEVYISKANVQALLAAANLLDVMAVREACCRFMERQMDEMNCVGIHCFAEAHSCKVLEKRSMDYILEHFTSVCQQEEFLSLCVDKLTEILASDHLNVSKEEMVFEASMLWLNKCPSRKQSFEKVLEHIRLPLISPYYLHDVIEALDVVKENQACQRLISEAKDYLLLKDRRGELYCPRARPRRSTGTAEVIVTVGGEDDKVVLRSVESFDPVTNQWKNLACLPFAVSKHGLVVSDSTLYLAGGEFPDGSASREMWRYDPCFDSWMEMAPMNVARSELGLVMLDGFVYAVGGWEGRSRLDSVECYNPHTNSWQFTESVKMAVTSPAVVALDGLLYVTGGAVLEDGDGTDLAQVYNPKTAVWTEVAPMQIARSGSAACTLKGRIYVIGGWHASTENTDKVECYNPKTNQWTMCAPMKERRYRPGAAVVDGKIYVLGGEEGWDRYHDTIERYCDETDTWEIVGEMPTSRSWLSCVSLQLRKDIHMSSCPGTPNDN